Proteins found in one Luteimonas chenhongjianii genomic segment:
- a CDS encoding metal-dependent hydrolase family protein — protein MDYAFRAVGYARKTLDAGFTSVRDLGGEVSPHLRDAVNQGLVEGPRIFAAGKSIATTGGHADPSNGYNSMLSHLLGPPGPTEGVINSVDDARQAVRQRYKDGSDVIKITATGGVLSYARSGDAPQFTVDEVQAIVDTARDYGYRVAAHAHGTEGMKRAVLAGVTSIEHGTHMDEEVMRLMKQRGTWYVPTIYAGRFVADKAKEPGYFPEVVRPKAATIGAQIQDTAARAYRAGVPIAFGTDQGVGPHGDNAREFIYMVEAGIPAAYALQSATLHAATVLGVDDQGVIEAGKRADIIAMPGDPVADINVVMAVDFVMQAGRVHRMPDAPAIAAD, from the coding sequence GTGGACTACGCGTTCCGCGCCGTCGGCTACGCGCGCAAGACGCTCGATGCCGGTTTCACGAGCGTGCGCGACCTTGGCGGCGAAGTCAGTCCGCACCTGCGCGATGCGGTCAACCAGGGACTGGTCGAGGGACCGCGGATTTTTGCCGCCGGCAAGTCGATCGCCACCACCGGCGGCCACGCCGATCCGAGCAATGGCTACAACTCCATGCTCTCGCACCTGCTCGGCCCGCCCGGCCCGACCGAAGGCGTCATCAATTCGGTCGACGATGCGCGCCAGGCCGTGCGCCAGCGCTACAAGGACGGCAGCGACGTCATCAAGATCACCGCCACCGGCGGCGTGTTGAGCTACGCGCGCAGCGGCGATGCGCCGCAGTTCACCGTCGACGAGGTCCAGGCGATCGTCGATACCGCCCGCGACTACGGCTATCGCGTCGCCGCCCATGCGCACGGCACGGAGGGAATGAAGCGCGCGGTGCTCGCCGGCGTCACCAGCATCGAGCACGGCACCCACATGGACGAGGAAGTGATGCGGCTGATGAAGCAGCGCGGCACCTGGTATGTGCCCACGATCTATGCAGGCCGCTTCGTCGCCGACAAGGCGAAGGAGCCGGGCTACTTTCCGGAAGTCGTGCGACCCAAGGCCGCGACCATCGGCGCGCAGATCCAGGACACCGCCGCGCGTGCCTATCGCGCCGGCGTGCCGATCGCGTTCGGCACCGACCAGGGGGTCGGCCCGCACGGCGACAACGCGCGCGAGTTCATCTACATGGTGGAGGCCGGCATTCCGGCCGCCTATGCGCTGCAGTCGGCGACGCTGCATGCCGCCACCGTGCTCGGCGTCGACGACCAGGGCGTCATTGAAGCCGGCAAGCGCGCCGACATCATCGCGATGCCGGGTGATCCGGTAGCGGACATCAACGTGGTGATGGCGGTCGACTTCGTCATGCAGGCCGGCCGCGTGCACCGCATGCCGGACGCGCCGGCAATCGCCGCCGACTGA